The DNA segment GGAATACAAACTGTGATATGGTCAACGAGAGGCACGCATACAAATACAGTTGCGATTaaactcacacactctctcttcatCGCtctcagacagaaaaaaaaatcaagttttctTAGTTCCCAAAGAGCGTCCGCTGAAAGAAGCTTCATGGGACTTTTCAAGGAAGTCAGGACCATCAACTAACAAGATCTGGGAAAACAGCACCCCTCTTAATCGAGCAGATACCCAATATGAGGtgcgtttgtgtatgtgtgtgtccgtAACATTCAAGACTATAGCCTTGAGCTTGGCAAGAAACTCTACATCAAAGCAGATTTCTGATTGGTGAGCAACTCTGACACGAGCTGCTCTGATTggtggaaggaaggaaggaaggaatgaaGGAGGTGGCATCATTCTATCTGCTCTGATTGCTGGAAAAACCCagaggagaggaaagagaggATGTGTGTGCCAGGAATCGGTTTCCCCACAGTCATAAAACGATGTGCTTGTGAAAAGCAGCGATCAGATGTGCCAGGATGTGCTGCGTTTGCCTCTCCGAATCACTCCGCCTCAGGTCCTCCAGCAGGGGCCGCTCTAGGACTGACTGTACGAGCTGTTTTGACTCCCGTTTGAGCTCTGGTCAGTCTCACTGTTGGACGAAAAGCAAGAAAATACAGGCACAGAGgtgaactgaaataaagctgaaataaaatatcaactAAATTTACAAATACTAACCTAAATAAATGTcagtactaaaaatactaaaactaaaaatgaaataaaaattatttatacataaaacatgctttaataaagggattttccattttcaaaaactaaaactattgaaacttttttctgtaattgaaataaatgtgaaataaaatataaatattagatgaaaaacttgaacttaagctaactgaaatgaaatttgaGTACTAAAATATGtccaaaaaatactgaaaaagaaaaagaaaaagaaaaagaaaaaaagaaaaaaaagaaaaaattacttaaaaaaagctaaaactaaaataaatatttaaacataaaacagacTTCAATTAAGGGCTTTTTTCtacttttctaaatataaaaaaattttttaaaaaataaaataaaacgtttgGTAATCAaagtacagctaaaataaaatacaaataaacaaattaaaaaacaacaaacttaaaacataaacaaaaaatacttggCAACTAACTTAAAGTTAAAGCTATATagacagtaaaaatataataaaataaataaaaataacagtacgtaaaataaaaaagtaaactaaaattaaaactgaacatataaacaaaaaatattaatactataaaagtgtataaataatactaaaatatcactgggATTCATAACCATGTTAAATGTGGTGCAAATGTGTAAAAGCTGTGACATTAAccctttaagatatttaaaatatatctataactGTATTATAATCCTATAATTGTACTTTTATCCAGGACATTTGCAATGAGTTGCAAAGACCTTATGCATTGATATGGACAGAATGAGCTTATATAAATAAAGAGTAATAAAAATAACCTCTTTTCATAGTTTCTCTTTGCAGTGGTGAAATAAGCTCCCCAGGCTGTTTCCACATAAATACATATAGTGTTGTGTGATTGTGATAACTGAGGTCTGCAGTCTGTCGTACCTGTTAGGAGGGGGTTTGGGTTTGGGCACCTTGTTGAGCACAGTAGCCATTTCCTTCCTATCATCAAAGTTCTTCCACTGTTCATAGAGTTTCAGAATCACCCTGATGATCTCCAGGATCTGTGCCAGAAAAGCTTTAGTGTTAATGTACACAGCACTCATTCATTTCTTTTACAGCTGAACATGTGTTACCTTGTCCATGTCAACAGACAGCTCAGCGAACCACTGCCTGGCATCTTTCTGCTGCACCACACAGGCCACATGCAGGCAGGCTGGAGGAGGAAGGAGACACTGGTATGTGTGACGTGTCAAGTTGTTATACAGTCATTCAGATCATCTCCTTGTTTGCAGGCATAGGACCTGCTGGATTCAGTGTAGGAAGTTTGTTCTTACCCAGTGCTATCATGAACGGAGGATAAAGCAGACACAGGTCTGTCCTGTAGGTGTCGTTCACTATCCTCCTGCACACATTAACAGGACGCTCATGTTCACTCATTCAGCTTACTTTGCAACACGGAAGCAAgctattttctgtaaatgtgccagacttctgattcattagctgctattggtaaataactagaagaaatCAAAAGGTTGAGATGTATTATAGTTATCATCAATATTTGCAGCCTTCATCTAAACGTTTTAGTAACTTTATTGTGCAtctgtcattttttgtttgtttatatgtcaatagtttttattcatttttagttattttaatacatcaatttAAATTAAGATGAGAAatactgccttggcaactagctgaaatacgaaaataataatttatttcagtttatttctacAACTATTTCTATTAtcaactataataaccctgcagtAAATGGTCaaactatttgtgctacaaactaatgtgtttataattaagataattaaaataatataaaaagagataggagtttgcaatatcaagcagcattaaaaaaaattgtttttgtacaATTCAAATAACTGGAAGCCCagattatcattaactaaaattaaaaacatttttaattaaaataagttaaaataaaataaatgaaaaactaaatgaaaattagttacgttgccttggaaactaattCAAAGAAGttagttgaagcactaaaattataaactgaaaaaaataaaaaccaaagctGAACTAAAACtggggacaaaaacaaaatctaataaaaatggcaaaagcacacaataaaaaaataaaaaataaataaaagctaatacaGCAGGgcctaataatactaaaatagcactgctggAAGCACATGACACTGGATGCCTCACACATTCATGTTACAAATGGCTCTTACACTGAAAACAGGGCGGACAGAGACCGAAGAGCTTTTGACAGATGCACAGATTCACAAGCAAGAGTCTCTTATCAAACTTCTAAATGCAAAATCCACATTTGAACTTTTTCTTTACTGCCCACATATAAAGCACAATGAGCAGTGGTTGTGTGTTTTTCATGCCGTCTGAAGCCACACACTCCTCACCAAGCCAGCGGCAGCAGCATGTCCTCCTGACCCATGTCCTGCACATACTGCAGTAACGGTCTGTAAGGGTGGTACACGATCAGACAGCAGTCCTGAAACCAAACCAAACATCCATGAACACATGCCTAaaacaaacatctaaacatcctAAAGGAGATGAATCAACACCAACCATGAGCTCCAGTAAGTAGAACTCACACTCCAAGatctagacagagagagagaagcatgAGTTCACTGCCAAATCTAATGAGCTAACTAACACGTTATGTGCACTAATTATCATCTTTCCCATTACGATGATCCATAAACGTTCCACCAGACCTCTGAGATGTTTCCCAAATAATAACCGCACTTATCACCAGCCCGAGACATGAGCTGCCAAAACCAACAGTCATTTATCACCATAATGAGACTTTCCTTCGAAGGTGTCGTGAGTGTGAGGaatgtcactcctgaaacttggTGACACCTCAGACGTGACAGCAGGCTGCATcatcatcaccacacacacacacacacacacacacacacacacacacacactctcagccaGCATTCCATCATATGAATCAGACAGTTACAAGAACTTATTATCTAGATCTCTAGTGACGCTGTCAGATTTCCAGAATCCTGATATGGAGCAAAGTCATTCTTTCCGCAGGAACTCTTCTCAGGAAGAGAGCAACAACTTGCACTGCAGTATCAAGGCTCACACTCGCACAGACGTTTGACTCACGTGGTTCATTCTGAAGGGAAACTCCTTTGGAAAGGCATAAGAGAACCTTGTTTTCActgttacaaaaagaaaaagatgcatttattcCATATTAGTATGAAAAGGTCACATGAGGAAGACAAGTTAGCAGGCTTTTTGTGATCTGGGATTCCTAAACCTTACTGATAGTGAAGATATTTGGTGATTGTGTGGTTATATGGTTAAAAGATTCATTAAATGCTGATTTATActttcagggtttctgcaggtttcatAAAGGTACATGTAAGTCCTTTTTAAGACCGAGCCAAGAAAATGTAAGGAATAAACTGAAGAGAATGTAATACATCAATAGAtcctctaaatgtaaatgtctagagAGCACAAGATGGGCTGTAACACaagatttttaattcatttaaacatggaaataacttttactgcaCCGTCTGATCatcaaaccacaaaaaaagagTGACAGAAGATGAGAAGTCTTGTTTACagtaaaactgatcaaaatgaagtgagtttattaTTGAAAGCAGGACAAATATCTTCCTTTTAAGCATAAACTctcttaattttgttcagtttttccattttacatttgcatctcaagtagtgctgtcaaatcattTAATCATGATTAACTGCATCTGGAAATAAAAGCTTTGTGTGTACAAATTTCtccattttaacaaaaaacaaacaatacacacacaaacaaactctaaaaaaaactaaaaatctacacacacacaaaaacttctttctatataaatacaaacaaacaatatatataataaatattttatgatataaaaacTCTCCATATTCCAATGACTTTATGATTTAAAGACTTTCTGCTGTTATTTTAGGGCTTCATTTGTGGAAGCatgaattaagatttttaagaCCCAAAGAAACCCTGTACTTTGTATTAAACTTTGAAAGTACATCATTTTCAGAAAAGCCTTTCTGCAGTAATATCTGATACTGTTTGATGAGTTCACTTACACACAGACGTTGCTGCTGAAATAAGGCGTGTGTTTGAAACAACACCAAATTCCT comes from the Cyprinus carpio isolate SPL01 chromosome B4, ASM1834038v1, whole genome shotgun sequence genome and includes:
- the ccnc gene encoding cyclin-C isoform X2, whose product is MSINVCYLRLQWVLDKQDLMKERQKDLKFLTEEEYWKLQIFFANVIQALGEHLKLRQQVIATATVYFKRFYARYSLKSIDPVLMAPTCVFLASKVEEFGVVSNTRLISAATSVLKTRFSYAFPKEFPFRMNHILECEFYLLELMDCCLIVYHPYRPLLQYVQDMGQEDMLLPLAWRIVNDTYRTDLCLLYPPFMIALACLHVACVVQQKDARQWFAELSVDMDKILEIIRVILKLYEQWKNFDDRKEMATVLNKVPKPKPPPNSETDQSSNGSQNSSYSQS
- the ccnc gene encoding cyclin-C isoform X1, with the translated sequence MAGNFWQSSHYLQWVLDKQDLMKERQKDLKFLTEEEYWKLQIFFANVIQALGEHLKLRQQVIATATVYFKRFYARYSLKSIDPVLMAPTCVFLASKVEEFGVVSNTRLISAATSVLKTRFSYAFPKEFPFRMNHILECEFYLLELMDCCLIVYHPYRPLLQYVQDMGQEDMLLPLAWRIVNDTYRTDLCLLYPPFMIALACLHVACVVQQKDARQWFAELSVDMDKILEIIRVILKLYEQWKNFDDRKEMATVLNKVPKPKPPPNSETDQSSNGSQNSSYSQS